From Alcaligenes faecalis, the proteins below share one genomic window:
- a CDS encoding acyl-CoA dehydrogenase family protein: MIRDAARLDALLHEVREFLHAECLPLEALVDKNDQIPESVVQGMRELGLFGHSIPQAYGGAGLTTEELALVNIEVSQVSAAFRARFGGNTGIASESLVVDGTEDQKRRYLPLLASGEVTGCFALTEPDAGSDATAQKTVAVRDGDYFEITGKKCFITNAPIADLFTVFARTDPDSTGSRGISAFLIERGTPGLHTPPAYSKMGQHGSPVGEVVLDKVRVHKDAIIGGLEGQGFRTAMKALNKQRINLAGLCVGPALRLVDEMVRHARTRQQFGQDIAQFQLVQQMIAQSNTEAYAARALVLETARKRDAGQDITLEASMCKLFASEMCGRVADRAVQLFGGSGYIADNVAERFYRDVRVFRLYEGTSQIHIANIAKQTLARA; this comes from the coding sequence ATGATACGTGATGCCGCCCGACTCGATGCCTTGCTACATGAAGTGCGCGAGTTCCTCCACGCTGAATGCCTGCCATTGGAAGCCCTGGTGGACAAGAACGACCAGATCCCCGAAAGCGTGGTGCAGGGCATGCGAGAGCTTGGGCTGTTTGGCCACAGCATTCCCCAAGCCTACGGCGGCGCCGGTCTGACAACCGAAGAGTTGGCCTTGGTCAATATCGAAGTCTCCCAGGTATCTGCCGCTTTTCGGGCCCGCTTTGGGGGCAATACCGGCATCGCGTCCGAGTCGTTGGTCGTGGATGGAACTGAAGACCAAAAGAGGCGCTATCTGCCCCTATTAGCCTCCGGAGAAGTAACCGGCTGCTTTGCGCTGACAGAGCCCGATGCAGGCTCGGACGCCACCGCTCAAAAAACGGTCGCAGTACGGGACGGGGACTACTTCGAAATCACCGGAAAAAAGTGCTTTATCACCAATGCGCCCATTGCCGATTTGTTCACTGTGTTTGCCCGCACCGACCCCGACTCCACAGGCTCTCGCGGCATCTCCGCTTTCCTGATCGAACGCGGCACTCCAGGGCTGCACACGCCCCCGGCCTACAGCAAGATGGGTCAGCATGGCTCGCCCGTGGGTGAGGTCGTGCTGGACAAGGTACGTGTCCATAAAGACGCGATTATCGGCGGCCTGGAAGGGCAGGGTTTTCGCACCGCCATGAAAGCGTTGAACAAGCAGCGCATCAATCTGGCGGGCCTGTGCGTGGGCCCCGCATTGCGATTGGTTGACGAAATGGTGCGCCATGCCCGCACCCGTCAGCAATTCGGTCAGGACATCGCCCAGTTCCAGCTGGTGCAGCAAATGATTGCCCAAAGCAATACCGAAGCCTATGCCGCAAGAGCGCTGGTCCTGGAGACTGCCCGCAAACGGGACGCTGGCCAGGACATCACCCTGGAAGCATCCATGTGCAAATTGTTCGCCTCTGAGATGTGCGGTCGCGTCGCCGACCGGGCCGTGCAGCTTTTTGGTGGCAGCGGCTATATCGCCGACAACGTTGCTGAACGCTTTTATCGAGACGTACGTGTATTCCGTCTTTATGAAGGCACCAGCCAGATTCATATCGCCAACATCGCCAAGCAGACCCTGGCACGGGCCTGA